One window of Camelina sativa cultivar DH55 chromosome 4, Cs, whole genome shotgun sequence genomic DNA carries:
- the LOC104783264 gene encoding two-component response regulator-like APRR9 isoform X1, translated as MGEIVVLSSDDGMETIKNNNRGKSSEVVQWEKYLPKTVLRVLLVESDDSTRQIITALLRKCCYKVVAASDGLAAWDILKEKSHNIDLVLTELDLPSISGFALLALCMEHEACKNIPVIMMSSQDSIKIVLKCMLRGAADYLIKPMRKNELKNLWQHVWRRLTLRDDPTAHAQSLPASQQNLEDTDETSADSRYHSDQGSGAQAISYNGHNKVMENAKSLDERDEVKDSGRNDKKPKSFDVTMDLIGGIDKRPESIYEDNSPDACAGPELGLSLKRSCSVSFEKQDESKHQKLSLSDASAFLRFENSKTAEKAVVALEASSSGEPKTPTESHEKLRKVRSDQGSATTSSNQENIGSSSITEQNELSIPHQVLPSAVTNQVQNPQDSPVPVVESNRLKGSKEAEVGSQSTCNTDEGIAGQSSSTEKKPKEEESAQQRWSRSQREAALMKFRLKRKDRCFDKKVRYQSRKKLAEQRPRVKGQFVRAVNSDSSTKA; from the exons ATGGGGGAGATTGTGGTTTTAAGTAGTGATGATGGTATGGAGACGattaagaacaacaacagaGGCAAGTCATCTGAAGTTGTTCAGTGGGAGAAGTATTTGCCTAAAACTGTTCTTAGGGTTTTGTTAGTTGAATCTGATGATTCAACTCGTCAAATCATCACTGCTCTTCTTCGTAAATGCTGTTACAAAG TTGTAGCTGCTTCCGATGGTTTAGCTgcttgggatattcttaaggaGAAGTCTCATAACATTGATCTTGTACTAACAGAGCTGGATTTGCCATCTATATCTGGTTTTGCTCTACTTGCTTTGTGTATGGAGCATGAAGCTTGCAAGAACATTCCTGTCATAA TGATGTCTTCGCAAGATTCGATAAAAATTGTGTTGAAGTGTATGCTGAGAGGTGCTGCTGATTATCTTATTAAACCCATGAGGAAAAACGAGTTGAAGAATCTATGGCAACATGTTTGGAGACGACTTact TTGCGTGATGATCCTACGGCTCATGCTCAAAGTTTACCAGCTTCACAGCAGAACCTTGAAGATACTGATGAAACTAGTGCAGATTCCAGATATCATTCCGACCAAGGAAGTGGTGCTCAG GCTATCAGCTACAACGGCCACAATAAGGTAATGGAGAATGCCAAGTCACTGGATGAAAGAGACGAGGTTAAGGATTCTGGTAGAAATGACAAAAAGCCCAAATCTTTTGATGTGACAATGGATTTGATTGGTGGAATTGACAAACGGCCTGAGAGTATCTATGAAGACAACAGTCCTGACGCGTGTGCTGGTCCCGAGCTTGGACTCTCTCTGAAAAGATCTTGCTCTGTTAGTTTTGAGAAGCAAGATGAAAGCAAGCATCAAAAGCTTAGTCTCTCTGACGCATCAGCCTTCTTAAG ATTTGAGAATAGCAAGACAGCAGAGAAAGCAGTGGTTGCTTTAGAGGCGAGTAGTTCAGGTGAGCCAAAGACACCAACCGAATCACATGAAAAGTTAAGAAAAGTAAGATCTGATCAAGGAAGCGCCACAACGAGCAGCAACCAGGAGAATATCGGATCATCAAGCATAACCGAACAGAACGAGTTAAGCATCCCTCACCAAGTTCTTCCGTCTGCAGTTACAAATCAAGTGCAAAATCCGCAAGATTCCCCAGTTCCAGTAGTAGAATCAAATCGTTTGAAAGGTAGCAAGGAAGCAGAAGTTGGGTCTCAAAGCACCTGCAACACAGATGAGGGGATTGCAGGACAAAGTAGCAGCACAGAGAAAAagccaaaggaagaagaaagtgcACAACAACGTTGGAGTCGGAGTCAAAGAGAAGCTGCACTGATGAAATTCAGGTTAAAGAGGAAAGATCGATGCTTTGATAAAAAG GTTCGATACCAGAGCAGGAAGAAGCTAGCGGAACAACGTCCAAGAGTGAAAGGGCAGTTCGTGCGTGCCGTCAATTCAGACTCGTCTACAAAAGCCTGA
- the LOC104783265 gene encoding metal tolerance protein 1-like, which translates to MESSGSQHSHIVEVNVGKSGEERIIGGSKVCGEAPCGFSDSKNASGDAAERTASMRKLCIAVVLCLVFMSVEVVGGIKANSLAILTDAAHLLSDVAAFAISLFSLWAAGWEATPRQTYGFFRIEILGALVSIQLIWLLTGILVYEAIIRIVSETSEVNGFLMFLVSAFGLVVNIIMAVLLGHDHGHSHGHGHGHGHSHGHDHHDHGGNHSHGVTVTTHHHHHDHGEDKHHAHAHGDVTEQLLDKSKTQVAEKEKRKRNINVQGAYLHVLGDSIQSVGVMIGGAIIWYNPKLKIVDLICTLVFSVIVLGTTINMIRSILEVLMESTPREIDATQLEKGLLEMEEVVAVHELHIWAITVGKVLLACHVNIRPEADADMVLNKVIDYIRREYNISHVTIQIER; encoded by the coding sequence ATGGAGTCTTCAGGTTCCCAGCATAGTCACATTGTTGAGGTTAATGTTGGAAAATCTGGTGAAGAAAGAATTATTGGGGGAAGCAAAGTATGTGGAGAAGCGCCCTGTGGGTTTTCAGATTCTAAGAATGCTTCCGGGGATGCTGCAGAACGTACTGCTTCTATGCGTAAGCTTTGTATCGCGGTTGTGCTGTGTCTAGTGTTCATGAGCGTTGAGGTTGTTGGTGGGATCAAAGCCAATAGTTTGGCCATTCTTACCGATGCTGCCCATTTGCTCTCTGACGTTGCTGCCTTTGCGATCTCGCTGTTCTCTTTGTGGGCTGCTGGTTGGGAAGCGACTCCGAGGCAGACTTACGGGTTTTTCAGGATTGAGATTCTGGGAGCTCTTGTCTCTATCCAGCTCATTTGGTTGCTCACGGGTATTCTGGTGTATGAAGCCATTATCAGGATTGTTTCCGAGACCAGTGAGGTTAATGGATTCctcatgtttcttgtttctgCGTTTGGTCTAGTGGTGAACATCATAATGGCTGTTCTGCTTGGGCATGATCATGGTCACAGTCATGGGCATGGGCATGGGCATGGGCATAGCCATGGTCATGACCATCACGATCACGGCGGAAACCATAGCCATGGGGTGACTGTTACTacccatcaccatcatcatgaTCATGGAGAGGACAAGCACCATGCTCATGCTCATGGGGATGTTACTGAGCAATTGTTGGACAAATCAAAGACTCAAGTGgcggaaaaagagaaaagaaagaggaacATCAATGTCCAGGGAGCTTATCTTCATGTCCTTGGGGATTCCATCCAGAGTGTTGGTGTTATGATTGGAGGAGCTATCATATGGTACAATCCTAAATTGAAGATAGTGGATCTTATCTGTACGCTTGTCTTTTCGGTTATTGTCTTGGGAACAACCATCAACATGATTCGAAGCATTCTAGAAGTATTGATGGAGAGTACACCCAGAGAGATTGATGCCACACAACTCGAAAAGGGTTTGCTCGAAATGGAAGAAGTGGTGGCTGTTCATGAGCTCCACATTTGGGCAATCACTGTGGGAAAAGTGCTATTGGCTTGCCATGTCAACATCAGACCAGAAGCAGATGCAGATATGGTCCTCAACAAGGTAATTGATTACATCCGCAGGGAGTATAACATTAGTCATGTTACGATACAAATCGAGCGCTAA
- the LOC104784448 gene encoding transcription factor bHLH70-like, whose amino-acid sequence MLQQSEEPSSFLSIKEPNFLALLSLQTLEKPNWEVENYLPHEVPEFHSPIHSETNNHYYQNSYLEGVSEAISGQELLFNPLQNTNPRRKRKNNNMVTSMTREKRKRRRTKPTKNIEEMESQRMTHIAVERNRRRQMNVHLNSLRSLIPSSYIQRGDQASIVGGAIDFVKILEQHLQALEAQKTTQQSTDSKDEIPEEDNYSNSLRDISSNTLRASKEEEEEETRGLTKIDATVIESHVNLKIQCTRKQGQLLRSIILLEKLGFTVLHLNITSPTNTSVSYSFNLKMDDDCNLGSADEIKAAIRQIFD is encoded by the exons ATGCTGCAACAAAGTGAAGAACCTTCTTCGTTTCTGTCCATCAAAGAACCAAACTTTCTAGCACTACTATCTCTCCAGACACTCGAAAAGCCTAATTGGGAAGTCGAAAACTACCTCCCACATGAAGTTCCAGAGTTTCACTCACCGATCCATTCTGAAACTAACAACCACTACTATCAGAATTCATATTTGGAAGGAGTCAGTGAAGCCATCTCAGGCCAAGAACTTCTGTTCAACCCACTTCAAAATACGAATCCAAGACGCAAACGGAAGAACAACAACATGGTAACATCGATGAccagagaaaagagaaagagaaggagaacaaaaccaacaaaaaacataGAAGAGATGGAGAGTCAAAGGATGACACACATTGCAGTTGAACGAAACCGCAGACGCCAAATGAACGTTCATCTAAACTCACTCCGTTCCCTCATTCCATCTTCATACATCCAAAGg GGAGACCAAGCGTCAATAGTAGGAGGAGCAATAGACTTTGTGAAGATCCTCGAGCAACACTTGCAAGCCCTTGAAGCCCAAAAGACAACTCAACAGAGTACTGATAGCAAAGATGAGATTCCAGAAGAAGATAACTACAGCAACAGTCTCAGGGACATATCGTCGAACACGTTGCGTgcgagtaaagaagaagaagaagaagaaacaaggggACTCACAAAAATCGACGCCACAGTGATAGAGAGTCACGTAAATCTCAAAATCCAGTGCACTAGGAAACAAGGACAGCTTCTAAGATCAATCATTTTGCTAGAGAAACTCGGATTCACTGTTCTTCACCTCAACATCACATCTCCAACGAATACATCTGTCTCTTATTCCTTCAACCTCAAG ATGGACGATGACTGCAATTTGGGATCGGCCGATGAGATAAAGGCGGCGATTCGTCAGATATTCGACTGA
- the LOC104783264 gene encoding two-component response regulator-like APRR9 isoform X2, producing MSSQDSIKIVLKCMLRGAADYLIKPMRKNELKNLWQHVWRRLTLRDDPTAHAQSLPASQQNLEDTDETSADSRYHSDQGSGAQAISYNGHNKVMENAKSLDERDEVKDSGRNDKKPKSFDVTMDLIGGIDKRPESIYEDNSPDACAGPELGLSLKRSCSVSFEKQDESKHQKLSLSDASAFLRFENSKTAEKAVVALEASSSGEPKTPTESHEKLRKVRSDQGSATTSSNQENIGSSSITEQNELSIPHQVLPSAVTNQVQNPQDSPVPVVESNRLKGSKEAEVGSQSTCNTDEGIAGQSSSTEKKPKEEESAQQRWSRSQREAALMKFRLKRKDRCFDKKVRYQSRKKLAEQRPRVKGQFVRAVNSDSSTKA from the exons ATGTCTTCGCAAGATTCGATAAAAATTGTGTTGAAGTGTATGCTGAGAGGTGCTGCTGATTATCTTATTAAACCCATGAGGAAAAACGAGTTGAAGAATCTATGGCAACATGTTTGGAGACGACTTact TTGCGTGATGATCCTACGGCTCATGCTCAAAGTTTACCAGCTTCACAGCAGAACCTTGAAGATACTGATGAAACTAGTGCAGATTCCAGATATCATTCCGACCAAGGAAGTGGTGCTCAG GCTATCAGCTACAACGGCCACAATAAGGTAATGGAGAATGCCAAGTCACTGGATGAAAGAGACGAGGTTAAGGATTCTGGTAGAAATGACAAAAAGCCCAAATCTTTTGATGTGACAATGGATTTGATTGGTGGAATTGACAAACGGCCTGAGAGTATCTATGAAGACAACAGTCCTGACGCGTGTGCTGGTCCCGAGCTTGGACTCTCTCTGAAAAGATCTTGCTCTGTTAGTTTTGAGAAGCAAGATGAAAGCAAGCATCAAAAGCTTAGTCTCTCTGACGCATCAGCCTTCTTAAG ATTTGAGAATAGCAAGACAGCAGAGAAAGCAGTGGTTGCTTTAGAGGCGAGTAGTTCAGGTGAGCCAAAGACACCAACCGAATCACATGAAAAGTTAAGAAAAGTAAGATCTGATCAAGGAAGCGCCACAACGAGCAGCAACCAGGAGAATATCGGATCATCAAGCATAACCGAACAGAACGAGTTAAGCATCCCTCACCAAGTTCTTCCGTCTGCAGTTACAAATCAAGTGCAAAATCCGCAAGATTCCCCAGTTCCAGTAGTAGAATCAAATCGTTTGAAAGGTAGCAAGGAAGCAGAAGTTGGGTCTCAAAGCACCTGCAACACAGATGAGGGGATTGCAGGACAAAGTAGCAGCACAGAGAAAAagccaaaggaagaagaaagtgcACAACAACGTTGGAGTCGGAGTCAAAGAGAAGCTGCACTGATGAAATTCAGGTTAAAGAGGAAAGATCGATGCTTTGATAAAAAG GTTCGATACCAGAGCAGGAAGAAGCTAGCGGAACAACGTCCAAGAGTGAAAGGGCAGTTCGTGCGTGCCGTCAATTCAGACTCGTCTACAAAAGCCTGA
- the LOC104783266 gene encoding protein CURVATURE THYLAKOID 1B, chloroplastic — protein sequence MASFSVSSSSTIIDARAPPSRQPSSASASSPSCISLPTVPPPPIQSQNRAAKATAYCRKIVRNVVTRATTEVGEAPATTTTTTDADSTELPEIVKTAQQAWEKVEDKYAISSLALAGAVALWGSTGMISAIDKLPLIPGVFELVGIGYTGWFTYKNLIFKPDREALFQKVKNTYKDILGSS from the exons ATGGCTTCCTTTtcagtctcttcttcttcgaccaTCATCGATGCTAGAGCTCCTCCTTCTCGTCAACCCTCCTCCGCCTCCGCCTCTTCTCCGTCGTGTATTTCACTTCCCacggttcctcctcctccgattcAGTCTCAGAACCGCGCCGCTAAAGCCACTGCTTACT GTCGGAAGATTGTGAGGAACGTTGTGACGAGAGCTACTACTGAAGTTGGTGAAGCTCCtgccactactactactactaccgaTGCGGATTCTACAGAGTTACCTGAAATCGTCAAGACTGCTCAACAAGCT TGGGAGAAAGTGGAGGACAAGTATGCTATTAGTTCTCTTGCCTTGGCTGGTGCCGTGGCTCTTTGGGGATCTACTGGAATGATTTCG GCGATTGATAAGCTTCCATTGATTCCTGGTGTTTTCGAACTTGTAGGCATCGGTTACACAGGg TGGTTCACTTACAAGAACTTGATCTTCAAACCAGACAG GGAAGCTCTGTTTCAGAAGGTCAAGAACACATACAAAGACATATTAGGGAGCAGCTAA